One part of the Gossypium raimondii isolate GPD5lz chromosome 1, ASM2569854v1, whole genome shotgun sequence genome encodes these proteins:
- the LOC105786423 gene encoding aquaporin PIP2-2, with amino-acid sequence MAKDVEVGGEFQAKDYHDPPPAPLVDAQELTQWSFYRAIIAEFIATLLFLYITVLTVIGYKSQVDPDKGGQDCDGVGILGIAWAFGGMIFILVYCTAGISGGHINPAVTFGLFLARKVSLVRAILYMAAQCLGAICGCGLVKAFQKSYYNKYGGGANSLADGYSTGTGLAAEIIGTFVLVYTVFSATDPKRNARDSHVPVLAPLPIGFAVFMVHLATIPITGTGINPARSFGAAVMFNQDKPWDDHWIFWVGPLIGAAIAAIYHQYILRAGAAKALGSFRSSSAM; translated from the exons ATGGCTAAGGATGTTGAGGTTGGTGGTGAGTTCCAAGCCAAGGACTACCATGATCCTCCACCGGCTCCATTGGTAGATGCCCAAGAGTTAACTCAGTGGTCTTTTTATAGGGCTATAATAGCTGAGTTCATTGCCACCCTTTTGTTTTTATACATCACTGTGTTAACAGTGATTGGATACAAGAGCCAAGTTGATCCAGATAAGGGTGGTCAAGATTGTGATGGTGTTGGCATTCTTGGTATTGCTTGGGCCTTTGGTGGCATGATTTTCATCCTTGTTTACTGCACTGCTGGTATCTCAG GGGGACATATCAACCCAGCAGTGACCTTTGGGCTTTTCTTGGCTCGTAAGGTATCATTGGTTCGAGCCATACTTTATATGGCTGCTCAATGTTTAGGAGCCATTTGTGGGTGTGGGTTAGTCAAGGCATTCCAAAAGAGTTATTACAACAAGTATGGTGGAGGAGCTAATAGCTTGGCTGATGGATACAGCACTGGCACTGGTTTGGCTGCTGAAATTATTGGCACATTTGTGCTTGTTTACACTGTATTCTCTGCAACTGATCCCAAAAGAAACGCAAGAGATTCTCATGTTCCT GTGTTGGCACCACTTCCCATTGGGTTTGCTGTGTTTATGGTTCATTTGGCAACTATTCCGATCACCGGAACCGGAATCAACCCTGCTCGTAGTTTCGGGGCTGCTGTTATGTTCAACCAGGACAAGCCATGGGATGACCAT TGGATATTCTGGGTTGGACCATTGATTGGAGCTGCCATTGCTGCAATTTATCACCAGTATATCCTCAGAGCAGGAGCTGCTAAAGCTCTTGGATCCTTCAGAAGCAGCTCAGCCATGTAA
- the LOC105786422 gene encoding uncharacterized protein LOC105786422: MFEIMKPSKRVPMKVWLTAQRSMGLLVGGNHTSSRRALLRALMVITALSIVPLLQMISGVDLESGYSSSFIFPATFFFSKAWGSFKMVQYEGNRNSTTSVVKELMGKNMLNYSAKALCVGEGSMSAVMALKDLGFFDVHGVYRHPFFSLKHKKFIYELDYEDKSYDFVLSRDLDKVSVPALLVLEIERVLKPGGIGAILIGPTGSDPTSLIRSATPVSSLLKASIVVYVDHLNELTLVVFEKKLENVTYFEQYRLPADCPSMTNNKAIMNHIEPLMEVKPMEFEENVAYLPEFVNVSSKQRLVYIDIGASEHMNSNVSSWFFPSYPLDQKAFDVYFVDHNISVMLSYIKRPGINFVYYPGLAENRATSSSTNRDSDPFLEDEGFDFQLWFKDTVQYADYVVLKMNAGDVELQLLSDLFESGIICFIDELFLHCSDRTESGQAVKGGDCMSLFKSLRRAGVYVHQWWGA, encoded by the exons AG ACGTGCACTTTTACGTGCTCTAATGGTGATTACTGCTTTGTCAATTGTTCCTCTACTGCAAATGATATCTGGGGTTGACCTTGAATCTGGCTATTCAAGTTCATTTATATTCCCAGCCACTTTTTTCTTCTCTAAAGCTTGGGGTTCATTTAAAATGGTTCAATATGAAGGAAATAGGAACTCGACAACCAGTGTGGTTAAAGAGCTAATGGGAAAGAACATGTTGAATTACAGTGCAAAAGCTCTATGTGTTGGTGAAGGTTCAATGTCAGCTGTCATGGCATTGAAAGACTTGGGATTCTTTGATGTTCATGGGGTTTATAGACACCCCTTTTTCTCTCTTAAGCATAAGAAATTCATTTATGAGCTTGATTATGAAGACAAATCTTATGATTTTGTGTTGTCAAGGGATTTAGATAAAGTATCTGTCCCTGCGCTTCTTGTGCTTGAGATTGAACGTGTTCTTAAACCAGGTGGAATTGGTGCTATACTTATTGGTCCTACTGGTTCAGACCCTACTAGCTTGATTAGATCGGCTACGCCGGTTTCTTCTCTATTGAAAGCTTCTATTGTTGTTTATGTCGATCATTTGAATGAGCTGACATTAGTTGTATTCGAGAAGAAACTTGAAAACGTCACTTACTTTGAGCAATATCGTCTCCCTGCTGATTGTCCATCTATGACAAACAACAAAGCTATAATGAATCATATTGAGCCTCTTATGGAAGTGAAACCAATGGAGTTTGAGGAAAACGTTGCTTATTTGCCTGAGTTTGTTAATGTATCTTCGAAGCAACGGTTGGTTTATATTGATATCGGGGCCAGTGAACATATGAACTCGAATgtttcaagctggttcttcccATCTTATCCTTTGGATCAAAAAGCTTTCGATGTTTATTTCGTTGATCATAATATTTCAGTGATGCTATCTTATATCAAGAGACCTGGTATTAACTTTGTTTATTACCCTGGCCTTGCTGAAAACCGAGCTACATCGAGTTCAACTAATAGGGATTCGGATCCATTTCTTGAAGATGAAGGGTTTGACTTTCAACTCTGGTTTAAAGATACAGTCCAATATGCAGATTATGTGGTTCTGAAAATGAATGCAGGTGATGTGGAGTTACAACTTCTATCAGATTTGTTTGAAAGTGGAATCATATGCTTCATCGATGAACTTTTTCTTCACTGCTCGGACCGAACTGAAAGCGGACAAGCTGTGAAAGGAGGAGACTGTATGAGTCTCTTCAAGTCCCTTAGAAGAGCTGGTGTTTATGTGCATCAATGGTGGGGAGCTTAG